One genomic window of Catenulispora sp. MAP5-51 includes the following:
- a CDS encoding ABC transporter permease — MTTATMPVAAATTSSKPFKTIRHSAALAKRSLIKTMRTPEALLDVTLQPVIFLLLFTYVFGGAIAGSQSVYLQYLLPGILAQTIAMSATAIGVNMNTDISKGVFDRFRSLPIARSAPLVGAVLADFVRYALVAVITLTVGYAMGFRIHTNPLEAGAALLVAVAFALAMSWVSVFLGMVARTPGAVQGMMILLVLPLSFGSNTFVQTKTLPGWMQGFVNVNPITHLAGVSRSLFLGGPVANHMLWTFGWIVGLTAVFMPLALRAYGRKV, encoded by the coding sequence ATGACCACCGCCACCATGCCCGTCGCCGCAGCGACCACCAGCTCCAAGCCGTTCAAGACCATCCGCCACAGCGCCGCGCTGGCCAAGCGCAGCCTGATCAAGACCATGCGCACCCCGGAGGCGCTGCTGGACGTGACGCTCCAGCCGGTGATCTTCCTGCTGCTGTTCACCTACGTCTTCGGCGGCGCGATCGCCGGATCGCAGAGCGTGTATCTGCAGTACCTGCTGCCCGGCATCCTCGCGCAGACCATCGCGATGAGCGCCACGGCGATCGGCGTGAACATGAACACCGACATCTCCAAGGGGGTGTTCGACCGCTTCCGATCACTGCCGATCGCCAGGTCCGCACCACTGGTCGGCGCGGTGCTCGCGGACTTCGTCCGGTACGCGCTGGTCGCCGTCATCACCCTGACCGTCGGGTACGCCATGGGCTTCCGCATCCACACCAACCCGCTGGAGGCCGGCGCGGCGCTGCTCGTGGCCGTGGCCTTCGCGCTGGCGATGAGCTGGGTCTCGGTGTTCCTGGGCATGGTGGCCCGGACCCCGGGCGCGGTGCAGGGCATGATGATCCTGCTGGTGCTGCCGCTGAGCTTCGGCAGCAACACCTTCGTGCAGACCAAGACGCTGCCGGGCTGGATGCAGGGCTTCGTCAACGTCAACCCGATCACGCACTTGGCCGGCGTCTCCCGCAGTCTGTTCCTCGGCGGGCCGGTCGCCAACCACATGCTGTGGACGTTCGGCTGGATCGTCGGGCTGACCGCGGTCTTCATGCCGCTGGCGCTGCGGGCCTACGGCCGCAAGGTGTGA
- a CDS encoding BTAD domain-containing putative transcriptional regulator has translation MPLTVSILGPLEIRVDGAPVALGGARLRTLMSRLALDPGRAVTIGALVDALWADEPPEGAANALQSLISRVRKVLGDPALLAAAPGGYRLAIAPESVDAVRFESLSRSGREALRADDPSAARATLREALALWRGPALADVADAAFAVAPAARLDELRLAALTDRLDAELRLGQAAEALAELEALSAEHPLRENVAALHVRALYAVGRQADALAVYEQVRRALADQLGIDPSKELAEVHLAVLRSDPALAPAALEQAPRTNLKTRLTSFVGRDEEVARIGRMLDASRLVTLVGPGGAGKTRLAGEAAQRVLERFPDGAWLAELAPVTDPGEVPQAVLSALGPRESRMMAGNANPAATAAMLRSAQGHLIETLAEKRILLILDNCEHLVGAAADLAETLLGHAPGLRVLATSREPLTIDGESLFPVPPLALPEGDGLDEFRGAATESEAVSTSGGGSGLGSEANTGPGSGRTSGSASGPNTSLPGSLPDAGPEPALTVADTVLAYPAVRLFADRAAAVVPDFAVDADTLPDVIRICRSLDGLPLAIELAAARLRTLPLHQIAGRLGDRFRLLTGGSRTAMPRHQTLRAVVAWSWELLSDDERDLAERLAVFPGGVTAEAAAAVTPGLDPDSAFDLLSALVDKSLVQAVPTEAGQDPRFRMLETLREYGADRLGEADRLAETRRAHAAFFLALAETAEPQLRRAAQMVWLKRLNAERDNILAALRFAAADEDADTAVRICAAMTWYWTLGDQNHEGRAWTRLALSVPGPSPREAHAIVYVMERITSVFEDYLWEEIPRLTEEIAETVAATGSCDHPLLALGAVVAPMLSDDREQLEAAVEKYAGHPDPWVGAMLYLLRGMSAENAGVRAPVRADLERAREAFEELGDRWGLSAALNGLASLSVTEGDDTTALRLQNEALELIREINAFTNAAQIQINRAQLLTRLGQTDEARRLLLEVLESAQRSGSQMSCFVALIGLTEHHRAAGEPDSAWHFLRMATAEFIDNWNGPPQLLAFRESIAAMLHLDAGEAEPAREALGQAFRFALIARDMPIQARMAVGTARYAETVGDSELAMRLLGASENMLGAADRSDDERAALVKKLVERPDYASCYAVGKSATRDENQVLVARTLGLSEDVLSDPKAGLHTLRP, from the coding sequence GTGCCGCTGACCGTATCGATCCTGGGCCCGCTCGAGATCCGCGTCGACGGCGCGCCGGTGGCGCTCGGCGGCGCACGTCTGCGCACCCTGATGTCCCGGCTCGCCTTGGACCCGGGGCGCGCGGTCACCATCGGGGCGCTCGTGGACGCGCTCTGGGCGGACGAGCCGCCCGAGGGCGCCGCGAACGCGTTGCAGTCCCTGATCTCCCGCGTCCGCAAGGTCCTCGGGGATCCCGCGCTGCTCGCCGCCGCGCCGGGCGGCTACCGGCTGGCGATCGCGCCGGAGTCGGTGGACGCGGTGCGGTTCGAATCGCTGTCCCGGTCGGGGCGCGAAGCGTTGCGCGCCGACGACCCCTCCGCGGCGCGCGCCACCCTGCGCGAGGCACTGGCCCTGTGGCGGGGTCCGGCACTGGCGGACGTCGCCGACGCGGCGTTTGCGGTGGCGCCGGCCGCCCGGCTGGACGAGTTGCGGCTGGCCGCGCTGACCGACCGGCTCGACGCCGAGCTGCGGCTGGGGCAGGCCGCCGAGGCACTGGCCGAACTCGAGGCGCTCAGTGCCGAGCACCCGCTGCGCGAGAACGTCGCCGCGCTGCATGTCAGGGCCCTGTACGCGGTGGGGCGGCAGGCCGACGCGCTGGCCGTCTACGAACAGGTGCGGCGCGCGCTGGCCGACCAGCTCGGCATCGACCCGTCCAAGGAGCTGGCCGAGGTCCATCTCGCGGTGCTGCGAAGCGACCCCGCCCTGGCCCCGGCCGCCCTGGAGCAGGCCCCGCGCACGAACCTGAAGACCCGGCTGACCAGCTTCGTCGGCCGCGACGAGGAAGTGGCGCGGATCGGCAGGATGCTGGACGCCTCCCGCCTGGTGACGCTCGTCGGCCCGGGCGGCGCGGGCAAGACCCGGCTGGCCGGCGAGGCCGCGCAGCGGGTCCTGGAGCGGTTCCCGGACGGCGCCTGGCTCGCCGAGCTCGCCCCGGTCACCGATCCCGGCGAGGTGCCGCAGGCGGTGCTGTCGGCCCTGGGCCCGCGCGAGAGCCGCATGATGGCCGGCAACGCGAACCCCGCCGCCACCGCCGCGATGCTGCGCAGCGCGCAGGGCCACCTGATCGAGACGCTGGCCGAGAAGCGGATCCTGCTCATCCTCGACAACTGCGAGCACCTGGTCGGCGCGGCCGCGGACCTCGCCGAGACGCTGCTGGGGCACGCGCCGGGCCTGCGCGTCCTGGCCACCAGCCGGGAGCCGCTGACCATCGACGGCGAGAGCCTGTTCCCGGTGCCGCCGCTGGCACTGCCGGAGGGCGACGGACTCGATGAGTTCCGAGGCGCCGCAACGGAATCCGAGGCTGTGTCGACCTCCGGTGGTGGCTCTGGTCTTGGTTCCGAAGCGAACACCGGTCCCGGCTCCGGTCGTACCTCCGGATCCGCCTCGGGACCGAACACCAGCCTCCCCGGCAGCCTCCCCGACGCCGGCCCCGAGCCCGCCCTCACCGTCGCCGACACGGTCCTGGCCTACCCCGCCGTCCGGCTGTTCGCCGACCGGGCCGCCGCCGTCGTGCCGGACTTCGCGGTCGACGCCGACACGCTGCCCGACGTGATCCGCATCTGCCGCAGCCTGGACGGTCTGCCGCTGGCGATCGAGCTGGCCGCCGCGCGGCTTCGGACGCTGCCGCTGCACCAGATCGCCGGCCGGCTCGGCGACCGTTTCCGGCTGCTCACCGGCGGGAGCCGGACCGCGATGCCGCGGCATCAGACGCTGCGCGCCGTCGTGGCCTGGAGCTGGGAGCTGCTCTCCGACGACGAGCGGGATCTCGCCGAGCGCTTGGCGGTCTTCCCCGGCGGGGTCACCGCCGAGGCCGCGGCGGCGGTGACGCCGGGGCTGGACCCGGATTCCGCCTTCGATCTGCTCTCCGCGCTCGTCGACAAGTCGCTGGTGCAGGCGGTGCCGACCGAGGCCGGGCAGGATCCGCGGTTCCGCATGCTGGAGACGCTGCGGGAGTACGGCGCCGACCGGCTGGGCGAGGCCGACCGGCTCGCCGAGACCCGGCGTGCCCACGCCGCCTTCTTCCTGGCGCTGGCCGAGACCGCCGAGCCGCAGTTGCGGCGGGCCGCGCAGATGGTGTGGCTCAAGCGCCTGAACGCCGAGCGGGACAACATCCTGGCCGCGCTGCGGTTCGCGGCAGCCGACGAGGACGCCGACACCGCCGTGCGCATCTGCGCCGCGATGACCTGGTACTGGACGCTCGGCGACCAGAACCACGAGGGCCGCGCGTGGACCCGGCTGGCGTTGTCGGTGCCGGGTCCCTCGCCGAGGGAGGCCCACGCGATCGTGTACGTGATGGAGCGCATCACGTCGGTGTTCGAGGACTACCTGTGGGAGGAGATCCCGCGGCTGACCGAGGAGATCGCCGAGACGGTCGCCGCGACCGGCAGCTGCGACCATCCGCTGCTGGCGCTCGGCGCGGTGGTGGCGCCGATGCTCAGCGACGACCGGGAGCAGTTGGAGGCCGCGGTCGAGAAGTACGCCGGCCATCCGGACCCGTGGGTCGGCGCCATGCTGTACCTGCTGCGCGGGATGTCCGCGGAGAACGCCGGGGTCCGCGCCCCGGTCCGTGCGGACCTGGAGCGGGCCCGCGAGGCCTTCGAAGAGCTCGGCGACCGCTGGGGGCTGTCGGCCGCCCTCAACGGCCTGGCCTCGCTGTCCGTCACCGAGGGCGACGACACCACGGCCCTGCGGCTCCAGAACGAGGCGCTGGAGCTGATCCGCGAGATCAACGCCTTCACCAACGCCGCGCAGATCCAGATCAACCGGGCCCAGCTGCTCACCCGGCTCGGCCAGACCGACGAGGCGCGGCGGCTGCTGCTGGAGGTCCTGGAGTCCGCGCAGCGCTCCGGGTCGCAGATGAGCTGCTTCGTGGCCTTGATCGGTCTGACCGAGCACCACCGGGCCGCCGGCGAGCCCGACAGCGCGTGGCACTTCCTGCGGATGGCCACCGCGGAGTTCATCGACAACTGGAACGGGCCGCCGCAGCTGCTGGCCTTCCGCGAGTCGATCGCCGCGATGCTGCACCTGGACGCCGGCGAGGCCGAGCCGGCCCGCGAAGCGCTGGGACAGGCCTTCCGCTTCGCCCTGATCGCCCGCGACATGCCGATCCAGGCCCGCATGGCGGTCGGCACCGCGCGCTACGCCGAGACCGTCGGCGACAGCGAGCTGGCGATGCGGCTGCTCGGCGCGTCCGAGAACATGCTCGGCGCGGCGGACCGCAGCGACGACGAGCGCGCGGCGCTGGTGAAGAAGCTCGTGGAACGACCCGACTACGCGTCCTGCTACGCGGTCGGGAAAAGCGCGACGCGCGACGAGAACCAGGTTCTCGTCGCGCGTACGCTGGGCCTGTCGGAGGACGTCCTGTCCGACCCCAAGGCCGGGCTTCACACCTTGCGGCCGTAG
- a CDS encoding penicillin-binding transpeptidase domain-containing protein has product MSADKRAAAQRDDAAGREALENQFRTMFAERSETVRVTTAPYANLRRRIVTARRRRRMRIGSAGVAFAVAVVGVGVWATVPGGHHAAVAPTTPGVVTGVPAKVVYADGHTEVSNTLVRDAALDWLRTNYTGDLSGTTVVTTFDQQAQGAADAVPDSSAVIVDADDGAVLALGDGWNRPLPIADLMKPILLAAAFQTGKYGPDSMVPLDTAKHPLYWPPGAHQPMTYQSGDHSADWPPESPNTSIVDYAVSLRSAAQLGANGPFAQVELGSGMSPSVLRDMGVSLGLPSATENLVPVPSLVLGPVKATPLTMATVNATFADGGVWRESRMVGKLLGKNGRVLWTPQDKASRVLSQAAAAQVTDVLHSALADGTTGGGLDYRTIAGARTWAMAAASSSQNAAWTVGADSRYVISVGMSREDENGNLLPLAQDNRYGPGIGSQFVGKTWAGLVQAVRKLG; this is encoded by the coding sequence ATGAGCGCCGACAAGCGGGCCGCCGCGCAGCGGGATGACGCCGCCGGACGCGAGGCTTTGGAGAACCAGTTCCGCACGATGTTCGCCGAACGCTCGGAGACGGTGCGGGTGACGACGGCGCCGTACGCGAACCTCCGGCGGCGCATCGTCACGGCCCGCCGCCGGCGCCGGATGCGGATCGGCAGTGCCGGCGTCGCGTTCGCGGTGGCGGTCGTCGGGGTCGGCGTGTGGGCGACGGTGCCGGGCGGGCATCACGCGGCCGTCGCCCCGACCACGCCCGGCGTGGTGACCGGCGTCCCGGCGAAGGTCGTCTACGCCGACGGCCACACCGAGGTCTCCAACACCCTCGTGCGTGACGCCGCGCTGGACTGGCTGCGCACGAACTACACCGGGGATCTGAGCGGCACCACCGTGGTGACGACGTTCGACCAGCAAGCCCAGGGGGCGGCGGACGCCGTGCCGGACAGCAGCGCCGTCATCGTCGACGCGGACGACGGTGCCGTTCTGGCCCTCGGCGACGGCTGGAACCGGCCGCTGCCGATCGCCGACCTGATGAAGCCGATCCTGCTGGCGGCGGCGTTCCAGACCGGGAAGTACGGACCGGACTCGATGGTGCCGCTCGACACCGCGAAGCATCCGCTGTACTGGCCGCCGGGGGCACACCAGCCGATGACCTACCAGTCGGGGGACCACTCGGCCGACTGGCCGCCGGAATCACCCAACACGAGCATCGTCGACTATGCCGTCTCGCTCCGTTCGGCCGCCCAACTCGGTGCCAACGGTCCGTTCGCCCAAGTGGAACTGGGTTCGGGCATGTCACCGTCGGTGTTGCGCGACATGGGCGTCAGTCTCGGCCTGCCGAGCGCCACCGAGAACCTGGTGCCCGTGCCGAGCCTGGTGCTGGGGCCGGTGAAGGCGACTCCGCTGACGATGGCGACCGTCAACGCGACCTTCGCCGACGGTGGCGTCTGGCGGGAATCCCGGATGGTCGGCAAGCTGCTCGGCAAGAACGGCCGGGTCCTCTGGACTCCGCAGGACAAAGCCTCCCGAGTCCTGTCGCAGGCCGCCGCGGCACAGGTCACCGATGTGCTGCACTCGGCGCTGGCCGACGGCACCACCGGAGGCGGCCTCGACTACAGGACGATCGCCGGTGCCCGGACCTGGGCCATGGCCGCGGCCTCCAGCTCGCAGAACGCGGCCTGGACGGTCGGTGCCGACTCGCGTTATGTGATCTCGGTGGGGATGTCCAGGGAGGACGAGAACGGGAACCTTCTCCCGCTCGCCCAAGACAACCGCTACGGTCCCGGGATCGGCAGCCAGTTCGTGGGCAAGACGTGGGCGGGCCTGGTGCAGGCCGTGAGGAAGCTCGGCTGA
- a CDS encoding peptidylprolyl isomerase → MRVTLRHGRWAVLAAVGALALAGCSSSGSSKASGSTGGAGSSQTSAASGSSGKSWPKEPAMTIDPSKKYTMVLHTSQGDITIAMDAAKAPHTVNSFNFLAAQHFFDGSYCHRLSTSPGLQMLQCGDPTAGATPKDTDGSNGPGYQFQDENLAGATYPAGTVAMANAGPNTNGSQFFLVFGDSQLPPSYTPFGTITDGMGTLVHVQSGGISNPGQDGTGRPTIPVELKSVTVSAG, encoded by the coding sequence ATGCGGGTGACACTGCGGCACGGTCGATGGGCGGTGCTGGCGGCGGTCGGCGCCCTGGCGCTGGCGGGCTGCAGCTCGTCCGGGAGCTCGAAGGCGTCCGGCAGCACCGGCGGGGCTGGCTCGTCTCAGACCTCCGCGGCCTCCGGGTCGTCGGGCAAGAGCTGGCCCAAGGAGCCGGCGATGACCATCGACCCGAGCAAGAAGTACACGATGGTGCTGCACACCTCCCAGGGCGACATCACCATCGCGATGGACGCGGCCAAGGCGCCGCACACCGTGAACTCCTTCAACTTCCTGGCCGCCCAGCACTTCTTCGACGGCAGCTACTGCCACCGGCTGTCCACCTCGCCCGGCCTGCAGATGCTGCAGTGCGGCGACCCGACGGCCGGCGCCACGCCGAAGGACACCGACGGCTCCAACGGCCCCGGCTACCAGTTCCAGGACGAGAACCTGGCCGGCGCCACCTACCCAGCCGGCACCGTGGCCATGGCCAACGCCGGCCCGAACACCAACGGCTCGCAGTTCTTCCTGGTCTTCGGCGACAGCCAGCTGCCCCCGTCCTACACGCCGTTCGGCACCATCACCGACGGCATGGGCACCCTGGTCCACGTCCAGTCCGGCGGCATCTCCAACCCCGGCCAGGACGGCACCGGCCGTCCGACGATCCCGGTCGAGCTGAAGTCGGTCACGGTCTCCGCCGGCTGA
- a CDS encoding SDR family oxidoreductase, which translates to MPLTLDLTGRVALVTGGGRGVGRGVTRRLLAAGATVVSCGRGEPDAPLPAGAEHRTADVRDAEQVRALVEGIAAGHGRLDLVVNNAGGAPYALAAEASPRFAAAIVGLNLLAPLTVAQEANRVMRRQDDGGHIINISSESARRASPGTAAYGAAKAGLENLTRTLAVEWAPLVRVNAITVGPVRTEQAYLHYGDEAGVAAVAKTIALGRLAEPDDVGDMCVLLASPLASYVNGTAILLDGGGTRPAFLDAANADHP; encoded by the coding sequence GTGCCCCTCACCCTCGACCTGACCGGCCGCGTCGCCCTGGTCACCGGCGGCGGCCGGGGCGTGGGCCGCGGCGTCACCCGCCGGCTGCTGGCGGCCGGGGCGACGGTCGTCAGCTGCGGCCGCGGCGAGCCCGACGCGCCGCTGCCGGCCGGCGCGGAACACCGCACGGCCGACGTCCGCGACGCCGAGCAGGTGCGCGCTCTGGTCGAGGGCATCGCCGCCGGCCACGGCCGCCTGGACCTGGTCGTCAACAACGCCGGCGGCGCCCCCTACGCGCTGGCCGCCGAGGCCAGCCCGCGGTTCGCCGCCGCGATCGTCGGCCTGAACCTGCTGGCCCCGCTGACCGTGGCGCAGGAGGCGAACCGCGTCATGCGGCGGCAGGACGACGGCGGGCACATCATCAACATCTCCAGCGAGAGCGCGCGCCGGGCCAGCCCCGGCACGGCGGCATACGGCGCGGCCAAGGCCGGGCTGGAGAACCTGACGCGCACGCTGGCGGTCGAGTGGGCGCCGCTAGTGCGGGTGAACGCGATTACCGTCGGACCGGTGCGCACCGAGCAGGCGTATCTGCACTACGGCGACGAGGCCGGCGTCGCCGCGGTCGCGAAGACCATCGCCTTGGGCCGATTGGCCGAGCCGGATGACGTCGGGGACATGTGCGTCCTGTTGGCCTCGCCGCTGGCGTCGTACGTCAACGGCACCGCGATACTGCTGGACGGCGGCGGCACGCGTCCGGCGTTCCTCGACGCCGCCAACGCCGACCATCCGTGA
- a CDS encoding SigE family RNA polymerase sigma factor: MEGTIAERRLRAQGGGSAVDAAREDSFREFVEGSWSRLLRTAYLLTGDHGAAEDLVQIALMRTYRHWARIEAYEAPEAYVRRAMVNANISAWRRRKPVVHVMAEPPEPRAGTQDHQDAYALRDELWRVVCAMSPRMRTAFVLRYFEDLTEAEVAAVMGCAVGTVKSQIARGLAKLRTELQAEGSAR, from the coding sequence ATGGAAGGGACGATCGCCGAACGGCGATTGCGGGCACAAGGCGGGGGATCGGCGGTGGACGCCGCGCGGGAGGACTCGTTCCGGGAGTTCGTCGAGGGCTCCTGGAGCCGTCTGCTCCGCACCGCGTACCTGCTCACCGGCGACCACGGAGCCGCCGAGGACCTGGTCCAGATCGCGCTGATGCGCACCTACCGGCACTGGGCCCGCATCGAGGCCTACGAAGCGCCCGAGGCCTACGTCCGCCGGGCGATGGTCAACGCCAACATCTCGGCCTGGCGGCGCCGCAAGCCGGTGGTCCACGTGATGGCCGAGCCGCCCGAGCCGCGGGCCGGGACGCAGGACCATCAGGACGCGTACGCGCTGCGCGACGAGCTGTGGCGCGTGGTCTGCGCGATGTCGCCGCGCATGCGCACGGCCTTCGTCCTGCGCTACTTCGAGGACCTGACCGAGGCCGAGGTGGCCGCGGTGATGGGCTGCGCGGTCGGCACGGTCAAGAGCCAGATCGCCCGCGGACTGGCGAAGCTGCGCACCGAGCTGCAAGCCGAGGGGAGTGCCCGATGA
- a CDS encoding DUF885 domain-containing protein, producing MTTEDSQSPVASAVAAAVGWHLDSNPVSATIMGSDDPERTRTLGDLSAEGYERRAREAAAHLAKLDALAGAGGGDDAGNDAGDDAGDGAFEDGVDRDLIRAQLRKHAIMSGRQVWLRDPADYVSVALYGLYIPLQQRTRPEERLAEESLEKLKQVPEVLAACRRNLDPGLAPKLLVNRSLGQARTGRSFLTGSLPAMFQDETLRARVAEAAEPAAEAFDELAAFLTDFAERCEGDWRLGEQTYSRLLQDVEMLGYDTAELHRRGEAAYDRLDGEMRELAARIPGGSRDWRATMEMLCEDFPPTEEAMLAEYTAETERARRFTREHGLVSFAPGEECLVQPGPEFLRAVLSVASYNRPPALTPSRTGVFNVPFTPTGSSPEAVLGRLKTNARVSMPTIAVHEAYPGHHWHLSWVAEQGRPVRSAFTTPYFTEGWALYIETAMREQGYFADPRHELGHLDARIFRAARIVVDTALHTGEMSVEEAEAFMASKASLTPETAKGEVNRYCAWPTQAPSYLTGCLEIEAIRAQYLEQGKGTLKQFHDTIAGSGGLPLGLARRVALR from the coding sequence ATGACCACTGAAGACTCCCAGAGCCCGGTGGCGTCGGCGGTCGCCGCGGCGGTCGGCTGGCACCTGGACTCGAATCCGGTCTCGGCCACGATCATGGGCTCCGACGATCCGGAGCGCACGAGGACCCTCGGCGATCTCTCGGCCGAGGGCTACGAGCGCCGGGCCCGCGAGGCGGCGGCCCACCTGGCGAAGCTGGACGCGCTGGCCGGGGCCGGGGGCGGGGACGACGCCGGGAACGATGCCGGAGACGACGCCGGGGACGGAGCCTTCGAGGACGGGGTCGACCGCGACCTGATCCGGGCCCAGCTGCGCAAGCACGCCATCATGTCCGGACGGCAGGTGTGGCTCCGCGACCCCGCCGACTACGTGAGCGTCGCGCTGTACGGCCTCTACATCCCGCTCCAGCAGCGGACCCGGCCGGAGGAGCGTCTGGCCGAGGAGTCGCTGGAGAAGCTGAAGCAGGTCCCTGAGGTACTGGCGGCCTGCCGCCGCAACCTCGACCCGGGCCTGGCCCCGAAGCTGTTGGTGAACCGGTCCCTGGGGCAGGCGCGCACCGGGCGGTCGTTCCTGACCGGGTCGCTGCCGGCGATGTTCCAGGACGAGACCCTGCGGGCCCGGGTGGCCGAGGCCGCCGAGCCGGCCGCGGAGGCGTTCGACGAGCTGGCGGCGTTCCTGACGGACTTCGCAGAGCGCTGCGAAGGCGACTGGCGGCTCGGCGAGCAGACCTACTCGCGGCTGCTCCAGGACGTCGAGATGCTCGGCTACGACACGGCGGAGCTGCACCGGCGCGGCGAGGCCGCGTACGACCGGCTCGACGGCGAGATGCGGGAGCTGGCGGCGCGGATCCCCGGCGGGTCCCGCGACTGGCGCGCGACGATGGAGATGCTCTGCGAGGACTTCCCGCCGACCGAGGAGGCGATGCTCGCGGAGTACACCGCCGAGACCGAGCGGGCCCGGCGGTTCACGAGGGAGCACGGCCTGGTGTCCTTCGCGCCGGGCGAGGAGTGCCTGGTGCAGCCGGGCCCGGAGTTCCTGCGCGCGGTGCTGTCGGTGGCTTCCTACAACCGGCCGCCGGCGCTGACCCCGTCGCGGACCGGCGTGTTCAACGTCCCGTTCACGCCGACCGGCTCCTCGCCGGAGGCGGTGCTCGGCCGGCTGAAGACCAACGCGCGGGTCTCGATGCCGACGATCGCCGTGCACGAGGCCTACCCCGGGCACCACTGGCACCTGTCGTGGGTGGCCGAGCAGGGCCGGCCGGTGCGCAGCGCGTTCACCACCCCGTACTTCACCGAGGGCTGGGCGCTGTACATCGAGACCGCGATGCGCGAGCAGGGCTACTTCGCCGACCCCCGGCACGAGCTCGGGCACCTGGACGCGCGCATCTTCCGGGCGGCGCGGATCGTGGTGGACACCGCGCTGCACACCGGGGAGATGAGCGTGGAGGAGGCCGAGGCGTTCATGGCCTCGAAGGCCTCGCTGACGCCGGAGACCGCCAAGGGCGAGGTGAACCGGTACTGCGCGTGGCCGACGCAGGCGCCTTCGTATCTGACCGGATGCCTGGAGATCGAGGCGATCCGGGCGCAGTATTTGGAGCAGGGCAAGGGAACGCTGAAGCAGTTCCACGACACGATCGCCGGGTCTGGCGGGTTGCCGCTGGGGCTGGCGCGGCGGGTGGCGCTGCGCTGA
- a CDS encoding SDR family oxidoreductase, producing MAGICEGRVAVVTGAGRGLGRAHALEFARQGAKVVVNDLGVGPDGRDGSDAPAQEVVAEIVKAGGQAVADHHDIATWDGAAALVRTAVDAFGKLDVLVNNAGFLRDRMLVNLSEQDWDDVVRVHLKGHFLTLRHAGAHWRDQYKFGNLNDARVINTSSGAGLLGSVGQGNYAAAKAGIAALTIQAAAELGRYGVTVNAIAPAARTRMTEGPFSSMMAPPDTGFDAMAPENVSPLVVWLGSDRSRAVSGRVFEVEGGRIGVADGWQHGPTADKGARWDPAELDAVVAGLIEQAPAPGPVYGA from the coding sequence ATGGCAGGGATCTGCGAAGGCCGCGTCGCCGTCGTCACCGGGGCCGGCCGCGGCCTGGGCCGCGCGCACGCCCTGGAGTTCGCCCGGCAGGGCGCCAAGGTCGTGGTCAACGACCTCGGCGTGGGGCCCGACGGCCGGGACGGCAGCGACGCCCCGGCGCAGGAGGTCGTCGCCGAGATCGTGAAGGCCGGCGGCCAGGCCGTCGCCGACCACCACGACATCGCCACCTGGGACGGCGCCGCGGCGCTGGTGCGGACCGCGGTGGACGCCTTCGGCAAGCTCGACGTCCTGGTCAACAACGCCGGCTTCCTGCGCGACCGGATGCTGGTGAACCTCTCCGAGCAGGACTGGGACGACGTGGTCCGGGTCCACCTCAAGGGCCATTTCCTCACCCTGCGCCACGCCGGCGCGCACTGGCGCGACCAGTACAAGTTCGGCAACCTCAACGACGCCCGCGTCATCAACACCAGCTCCGGCGCCGGCCTGCTCGGCTCGGTCGGCCAGGGCAACTACGCCGCGGCCAAGGCCGGCATCGCCGCCCTGACCATCCAGGCCGCCGCCGAGCTCGGCCGCTACGGCGTCACCGTCAACGCCATCGCCCCGGCCGCCCGCACCCGCATGACCGAGGGCCCCTTCAGCTCGATGATGGCCCCGCCGGACACCGGCTTCGACGCGATGGCCCCGGAGAACGTCTCCCCACTGGTGGTCTGGCTCGGCTCGGACCGCTCGCGGGCGGTCAGCGGCCGCGTCTTCGAGGTCGAGGGCGGCCGCATCGGTGTCGCGGACGGCTGGCAGCACGGGCCGACCGCCGACAAGGGCGCGCGCTGGGATCCCGCGGAGCTGGACGCGGTGGTCGCGGGACTGATCGAGCAGGCGCCGGCGCCGGGTCCGGTCTACGGGGCGTAG